The DNA segment TGCCTGCGCCGGGCGCGGAGCCCCGGGGGCTCTGCCTGCGCCGGGCGCGGAGCCCCGGGGGCTCTGCCTGCGCCGggcgctgccctgccctgcccggggcccGCGTCAGCAGACAtggccgcgccgcccgccccggcgcTCCGGCCGGCACACGCGGCACGGCAGCGAGTCCCGCCGGCCTTGGGCTCGGCGCTCGGGCCCGCCGGGGACAGCCCGGCCAGCCAGGACCCCGCGGGCAGCCGGCACCAGCGGGCGGCCGAGAGCGGCTCGGCGGGGCTGTGGAAGGATGGGCTGAGCCACAAGCGATGACCCCCCTCCTCTCCCGGCCCGCCGCGGGccctccccggcccggcccggcccggcccagcccggcccggcgcgcTCACTTGTCCCTGATGATGGTCTGCAGCTCCCGCAGCTGGTCGTTCATGGGCAGCAGCTTCAGCTGCGGCCCGATGGCCGGCACGCCGCCCTCCCCCGCGGGGACCGGCGCCGCCACCACCccgttgctgctgctgctgctgctgtccggGCTGGGGCAGCCGCTGTCCTCGCTGGGCTCAGCGAAGCGGATCAGCCGCGATCCTCCGCTCGCCGTGGCCGTGGCGGCCGCCGGCGGCTCATCCTGCGGCCGCGGGCCGAGGCGCTGGTTCTGGCAGGGCATCGCCTCCatgcgccggggccgcgccccCGTGCGCGCCGCCGGGGCGGGGGAagcgcgcccgccgcccgcgctCCATTGGCGGCCGGCGCCGCCGCTCAGGCCCGGGGCGGGAGCGCCGCGCGAgggcgggagcggcgccggGCGGGCACGGCCTGCTCCGGCCCTGCCCCGGGCCctgccccggccctgccctgccccgggccCTGCCCCGGACCCTGCCCCGGGCCCTGCCCCGGGCCCTGCCCCGGCCCGGACCCGGCCCGaccccggccctgccccggcccagccccgggccctgccccggcccggacccggccctgccccggccctgccccggctTTGCCTGCACTGCGCGCGCCGGGACAGCCCCCGAAAATTGCATAAAAGCCTCCTTTGGGTCGCTGTTTTTAAATTGAGAAAGGAGGCCTATGGGAGTTAGAAAGTGAGCAAGGGTTTTCGACCCGATTTTTCTCTTCCGTAAAAATATGTACAAATGATTGCCAGGACCTTACACATCAAAGCCAAACTTTCCAAGGGACACCCAGGCAAACACAAGGACAGGGAAGGGATTGAGCCCCTCTGTAAGAAAATAATCTACAGTCTGAAGTTCCTTGCTTCTTGCTCTGTGCATTTTGGACATCTAACAGGAGCTGGACTCCCAAAGGGCCCAGGAAACACCTCCCAGGAAAATGCAGCCCCTCCAGTGCCTGACAGCAACAAAAGCACCAAGAGTCACTAAAGCCCACGAGACTGACAGGAGATGAAAAAGTAACCGGATTTCATGACTTACTGTCCAATACTTAATGAAATACTTGAAGACTGTTGCAGCAATATACAAGCAATACAACAAAGAATAGGCTAAGAACAGTAGAAAGAATTTGTAGTTAGAAAATCCAATGCAGTTATTCACCCTGGAGGACAAAAGCAAAGTTGAAATCAGGATTGGTGCAGCACACGGTGGTTGTAACACACAGAGCACGATCAGTTTGGGGGGTTTGAAACCCCTGAGCACACAACCCACTCTGCCAAGGAGCAGCTCCCCTTGGTGGCCGAAAGGGAACAGAGCCGatggctctgctcttccctccaACCCTTCCTGCGGGCCGAGGAGAAGCACAGCTCAGACTTTTGGAATTGTTTCAAGGTTGGTACCACAGGTGAGTGGGtcacagaggcagcagctcgTTCCTCCTGTCTGGCTCTTGTCTGCCAAGGAAATCAGAGCCGGgagttctgtgctgctttattcCCCTGCAAACCTCGGGAGCCACCTCACCCCTGCTGTTTGTTTACACACAGCCCAGTTAACCCCACTCCTGCTTAGAATTCTCCATGCACAGGACAACTCCAGAAAGGAACACGGGGATGTACAAAAACCCCAGTGGGTGTTTGTGTCAGAACTCAGGTTTGGAAAATCCTCTCCAATTTTGATCACCACGAAGGTTCAGGTAGGAAATGTTTATGTTTCTGAATTCTTAAatcttcctctcttttttttttttcctaaaagaaGGAGGAGTTTAACAAATTTAGTGGCAGCAATTCTGAAAGGTGAAAGCTCCATTATTCCATGCAGCTTTCTGCACAGGCAGGCGTATAGATATGTAGCagtaatatatataaagaaGGCTTTCTTTTCCATAAAGTTCCcttaaaaaagagaaactgaTTGAGAAAAGGAAGGCAGGTACTCACCCTCTCTCCTCATCTTTCCCTGCCAGGTCCTGGTGTGTGATTCAAAAGCAGCAGTGTGCTGTGGGAAATAGCACTGAGCCTGCAAACAGTGAGCCCTTCTTACTGAGCCCGAAGCCATTcctgcagcagaaagctgcAATCATGAGCTGCACACGCTGAccttctcctttcctctctggcacACCTCTCAAGCCTTACAGCTCTGTCAGAAcaccatcccatcccacccaaagcagcagtgcagcctgAGCCCCCTGCTGCAGACACTCCCCCAGCATTCCTGGCTGTTTGCAGCCCCCCTGAGCGCTgtctcagcagctgcaggagcagagctgatcttCAGTCCACACCTTCTCTTTGCCCCCATGTTCCAGACATACCCAGAGATGCTCAAGGCTGTCGCTGACCTTGAGGGGAAAGACAAATTTCCAACGTGCCTGACAGAGCTGCGGAAGGACCGAAGGTGAGATGGGTCCCAGAGGAGTTTCCAGACTTCTCCCTTCCTTGACAGGCTCCTTGCTCCACCAAACACCCCAAAGACACCCAACCCTGCCTGGCAAGGCTAAAAACACCTCCTTGTTCAAGTCAGGCAGTtccagcagggtcacagccTCTGAGGCTCCCCTGACCTCATTAAACTGTGCTGCTAACGGGCTCTGAGCCCCCCAGAtctgtccctgcccattccTTCATTTCTCCACCTTCCTCCCAACATCTCAACTTTACACTGTAAATCTTCATTTCAATTGTGCATTTCTCTTACCAGTTTCCACGGCCAAACACCTCCTCAGTGGTGCCTTCTgagcaggaggaaaggaaaggaaaggaaagctcCCATTTGTGCCTGGGCCAAGGCGAGCGCTCTGTgcacagaaggctctgtgtgcccTCCTTCCCTTGGCAGCAATCACAACCTCGGCCACTTCAGGGGAGGTGACTGGATTAGCAGGggacaaagggaaaaaagggaagaagaaaagcaaccAGTAGCAGCCAAAAAGTCTCAAGCATGGCCTGGTGTATTGCAGTGAGCCAGAGCACAGGTTGGAACAAAACCTGGAGAAGGCAAAGGGATCAGGACATCACAGAGTCACCAACTGCTGTGGATTCACTGCAGGTTTGATCTTCTCACAGGCAGTAAATCCATGACCTGGGCAAGGCTGGAtgcctctgctctgtgctgggctgatgTGCCACATTCAATTATCTCTTGAACACTTCAAGGGATGGTAACTCCACCACTGTCCTGAGGGACTCCTTCCAATGCCTAACCACATCTTCAGTGAAAACAACTGGACATGTCATTCTTGTAACACAatcaaacacattttaaaatatagctTTTTAATGCTACTTGTTTAATTGGCTGTGAGATATAATTCAGACTACATTTCCAAAGTGTGTGCAGCTGCTCAGTTCTTAAATGCAAGGTCTGAGGATTAATAGTTCATATTTTTCTAGAAATAAGTGCAACAGTTTCTATCTCCAAAAGAGCACTGCGCCTTTCAGCACACATTCTACTtgccaaaattattttacacCTCTGAAAAAGGGCTTCTATCTGCCCTTAACCTTGtcctgtttttctatttttattttctttgcattaCTTCATTCTCATTAATTTTCCCTCTTGCTTCATACACTTCCTTGAAGAATTCCCCTCCTTGTGTTCATAGCCTTCCAATACCATTGATTGTAAGTGACATTTGAATATTGAcacttctctttttcctccAGCCTGACTCCTGGATTGATTTGGATTCCCATAGACCTGGGGACTTTCTTTCAGGCTGATGCCTGCCACAGCTGGAACTGTCAATGTTACCATACAGAACAGAGGTTTCAGTCTCCCTTTGGCATACTGATTATCTGGAATTCAGTGTTGATCCTTTCCATTATGTAGGAATGGTATTAATTATAAATCTGACTTCTAGAAGATATAAATACTTACTGCTAGACGTGAAATTCATTACAGCCCTAGAATCATATTAAGCACCTTTAATGAGAAAGAAGCTAAGAATGTCAAGAAACTctaaataaaatgttatttcacCTCCACAAGATGGGTGTTGTATTTGTGTTGCTGAGCTGCTTCTATAAACTTTTCTAGCTGCAAAACTAACATGCTCTCATTTAGTACGCTGACCTTGGTCTCAAGCCCTGGTTTGTTGCCTACACAGCTCCTGGAAAAAGGCCAGATTAGATATCTTTTAGGATTCTATTCACAAATCTTCTTCGTGGTGAGTTATTTCCATTACTGGAGCTTCTATTTCTTCAACTGAGCTGCTTCTGTCATCTTTCCAGAGTGCCAGCTCTGGAGCAGGCATTGATTTGTCTGTCTCCAAGGAGATCCTCTGCTTCCACAGCTAAATCTGCAGAGAAATAGATATTTATTTTGTGGTGAGCTACTTTAAACAGTGAAAGTTCATAAAACTCCTCTGCTGGCTTTCTGTGTCTCTATCATGAGCTCTGTTCTCCTGGTTCAGTCACTCTGGGATAGAGTGACTGAACCAGGAGAACCAGTGGAATGCAGGCTCTTTTCAGCCTGGATGTCTCTCAGGGTTTGAGCAGTGTCTCGTGCAGGTATCAGTAATCTGGGATCACATAAATTAAATGGTAtcaaaaggagaaagagaagatcAGAACAGGAAACAAGACTGAAATATTAGCAGGAGGAAATAAAGCCAGTACCGTGGAAGAGTTATTAAAGAAGAAACAGCTAAAGTAAAATTTGCAGGGAGAATACTCATATCAAATATATtacatttggaaaaaataaaatggtacATTATCTAACAAAGACAAGGCTGAGATGATGCAGGGGTTGTGTAGTTTGACAATAAACATTTGCTGAGGGATTTGTAAGTCTCTGTTGGAGGCATTGGAGCTGTGAGAtcctgtgacaccacagcacaGGGTGCTGTTATCCCTGTGCAGGACGTTCCATAGAGCACATGTCCAAAGAGCTTGACATGGTCAAAATACTGGACACATTTCACAGGGCCGAGAGGCTGGGCTGCATGTTGGACTGACCCCTAAAGCACCACACGTGCACACAAACACTGTGCATGAAACCATTGCAGCAGTGCATGTGGGAAAACTGCAGAAACATTTGAAATCACTCCAAAGATGCTGCCATGCTGGCCAGCCTGTCTGTCCAGGCCATCCCAGACAGAGCTGTGATTATCCCGTTTTGCCTGGTCAAACTTCCATGtagagcacagcacagggaaggaAGCAGATGTATGGAAGCCAGAAGCCCAGAATTCCTGTTTATCCCTCTGAATGATGCCACGGGGAGGCACTGTTCAGACCCAGCTCTGCCAAATGCAATTATGATAAAGAATTAGATTAGTGCCAGAGAAATGTCGTCTCTGTCGTTTGAAGTAGATCCTGGTCAGGAGCAAAGTTGCGTATCAAAGTACAGACTAGAGAAATCCTGCCTCATTAAAAATCGACTTTAAGCCAATTGTCCTCTTcctttctgtctgtctgtctgtctttctcccctgcaaatgAGCTTACAACTCTCCCTCAAGGCATGAGCATCAGCAGTCAAGCTCTGGTAGCTTTGAAGAAATCTTTGTGTGATTAGAAATGCCACACAGAGTTACAGCCTTCTGACAGCTCTGCATGCCAATCACATGGGAGTATATAGGCCATTGGAAATGTAATCCATGGCATAGCTCTATCTTCCTAAGTGGGTGTTTAATTAGGAACTGTACTATTGCTGCATTATTCTGGCTCAAAGGAGCTACGGCTGAGCTGTGTGGGCTGGAGGAGGGCTCTGAGGCAGCTCAGAATTTAACCCTGGGAAGGGTGTGGAATACAGGATTAGGTCTGTGTGGAGATGTATCATCCCACATGCCATCCACACCTTCCCCTCCAGCCTGTGCTCCCTCATGGTGCTTTTCTGCGCCCCAGGCAAGGAAACTGCCtgggcagctgctctgtggggcaCCCAAAATCCAGAGGGACTGTGTGCCaactggagctcctccttctgtcTGCAGCGATGTCAGTGTCCAGGTGCATCAGGACAAAGCATGGCAGTGCTAGCAGCTTGGAAGGAGCACCCTGCATGAAGTACTGACAGAGCTGCTGACCAACATGAGCGATGCTTCCAGCCGTGCGGTTTCTGCTGAGGACACCCATATTCTAACAGCGCAGTGTCTCAAAGAGAAGGCTTTTATCTGCACAGTCTGAACAGAAAGGCTTCTGAGAGGGGCATGGCTCAGAATGGCCTGGGTCGTTCTGGCTTAGAAGGGCCTGGTAAATCCCCAGCTCAGCAGGGGTGTGCCTGTCCCCTCAGGGCGCCATGGCAAGACTGAGAGCAGCTCTTTTCTGGATGCTGTTCTGGGACTGAGGGCAGCCCCTCTCACTGCGTGCTTTGCTAGGGCTGtgggctgctcctctggcaTTGTCATGGTGGCACTCAGGGACACTTGAGACACCACAGCAGGGTCGAGGGCCGCTCATCTCTGGGCTCCATGACggggcagagagcagccccTCTGAGAGTGCAATGGCAGGactcagggctgctcctgagTCCAACagtggggctgagggcagccccTCTTGGGTGCCATGGTGGTACTGTGGGCTGCCCCTCTTTGGGTGCCATGGTGGGGCTGAGGGTTGCCCTTCTTTGGGTGCCACAGTG comes from the Passer domesticus isolate bPasDom1 chromosome 7, bPasDom1.hap1, whole genome shotgun sequence genome and includes:
- the LOC135304182 gene encoding uncharacterized protein LOC135304182 — its product is MRRGRAPVRAAGAGEARPPPALHWRPAPPLRPGAGAPREGGSGAGRARPAPALPRALPRPCPAPGPAPDPAPGPAPGPAPARTRPDPGPAPAQPRALPRPGPGPAPALPRLCLHCARRDSPRKLHKSLLWVAVFKLRKEAYGKHDQFGGFETPEHTTHSAKEQLPLVAEREQSRWLCSSLQPFLRAEEKHSSDFWNCFKVGTTAQLTPLLLRILHAQDNSRKEHGDVQKPQWVFVSELRFGKSSPILITTKVQTYPEMLKAVADLEGKDKFPTCLTELRKDRSFHGQTPPQWCLLSRRKGKERKAPICAWAKASALCTEGSVCPPSLGSNHNLGHFRGGDWISRGQREKREEEKQPVAAKKSQAWPGVLQ